One window of Elaeis guineensis isolate ETL-2024a chromosome 11, EG11, whole genome shotgun sequence genomic DNA carries:
- the LOC105053927 gene encoding uncharacterized protein, translated as MDPFASIGDEVGQPSDSQEDRLLHSNLINVSPVPYSLPPADASSGAAGCAGGLDLPKVDDKGKSPAVAGEAPNGGHEIPGPSKRCKMKSCASRRRRGGIQIRSSTSPGGTPPDGDGEFGFGEPSSRPDQEDGMRLENPQSDPNAQASTSMNPDFAAEVVPGSRKLPASIRNPPPAEGNEGSSSSAAGGRNSPPSIPRAVVSVAEGSLLDVIKMFSETPSRRFADVDLLEILDMKGAAFRPPQWWRPEGYGD; from the coding sequence ATGGACCCTTTCGCCTCCATCGGTGACGAGGTTGGTCAGCCCTCCGACTCCCAGGAGGATCGCCTCCTCCACTCCAATCTCATCAACGTCTCCCCCGTCCCCTACTCCCTCCCCCCCGCCGACGCCTCCTCCGGCGCTGCCGGCTGCGCTGGTGGGTTGGACCTCCCCAAGGTGGACGACAAAGGGAAATCTCCGGCCGTCGCTGGAGAAGCCCCCAACGGCGGGCACGAGATCCCAGGTCCGTCCAAACGCTGCAAGATGAAATCTTGTGCTTCTAGGCGGAGACGAGGGGGCATCCAGATTAGGTCCTCCACCTCGCCTGGCGGAACGCCTCCCGACGGTgatggggagtttggatttggGGAACCATCATCGAGGCCAGATCAAGAAGACGGCATGCGATTGGAGAATCCCCAATCCGATCCGAATGCCCAGGCGAGCACCAGTATGAACCCAGATTTTGCTGCTGAGGTTGTTCCAGGGTCGAGAAAGCTGCCGGCTTCGATCCGAAATCCACCACCGGCGGAAGGGAATGAGGGCTCTTCTAGTTCTGCTGCCGGTGGTCGGAATTCACCACCTTCGATCCCGAGGGCTGTTGTTTCTGTTGCCGAGGGCAGTCTTCTGGATGTCATTAAGATGTTCTCTGAAACGCCTAGCAGGAGATTTGCTGATGTTGATTTACTAGAAATTCTTGACATGAAAGGCGCAGCGTTCCGTCCGCCCCAGTGGTGGCGTCCGGAGGGCTACGGCGATTAG
- the LOC105053926 gene encoding pentatricopeptide repeat-containing protein At1g02150 produces MLLRFPIFPPYFPLQRYLRSTSSSYSQVPLGFGSSALSLWADQKSGGPIRCSVSQVHSYGTVDPERPPALKWSSLARRISAMENPSLGCAAVLERWEEEERRLHKWELCRVVKELRKFRRFKLALEVCDWMTAQGDRFMFTSSDMAIQLDLIAKAHGISRAEEHFSQLPDTLKDKRTYGALLNVYGRAKMKEKAEAIVEVMRNKGYLTEALIFNVMMTLYMNVGEHEQVSKIINEMKENNISFDIYSYNIWITNCATMGDAEEMERVVGLMSSDNGINANWTPYTTLATMYIRLGNFEKAQSCLKDAEIRVMGRDRTPFNYLIGLYGSIGKREEVYRIWNWYKSSFPRILNVGYQCMLSSLIRLGDVDGAEMIYEEWLSMTSSYDPRICNILLGLYAREGLASKAKNALDKFLEKGGKPRPIMWETLAEGYIKEEQISEALSYMREAVSYEGVNNWRPKPKNIENLLALCKGQNDISSINMLMDMLRMRGCHEKEEYKSLISAYCQGN; encoded by the exons ATGCTTCTCCGCTTCCCCATTTTCCCTCCCTATTTTCCCCTCCAACGCTACCTTCGTtccacctcctcctcctactCCCAAGTTCCTCTAGGGTTCGGCTCCTCCGCCCTCTCTCTTTGGGCGGACCAGAAGTCTGGTGGCCCGATCCGGTGCTCGGTCTCGCAGGTCCACAGCTATGGCACCGTGGACCCCGAGCGGCCGCCGGCCCTCAAGTGGAGCTCGCTCGCCCGAAGGATCTCTGCCATGGAGAACCCCAGCCTCGGCTGCGCTGCTGTCTTGGAGCGctgggaggaggaggagaggcggctCCACAAGTGGGAGCTCTGTCGCGTGGTGAAGGAGCTCAGGAAGTTCCGCCGGTTCAAGCTCGCATTGGAG GTTTGTGATTGGATGACTGCCCAAGGAGACCGATTTATGTTTACATCTAGTGACATGGCAATCCAGTTGGATCTGATTGCCAAAGCACATGGCATTTCACGCGCTGAAGAACACTTCTCGCAACTTCCTGATACCTTGAAAGACAAGCGCACGTATGGTGCTCTTCTAAATGTCTATGGCCGAGCAAAGATGAAAGAGAAGGCAGAGGCTATTGTTGAGGTGATGAGAAACAAGGGATATTTAACTGAAGCACTAATTTTCAATGTGATGATGACTCTATATATGAATGTTGGAGAACATGAGCAAGTTAGTAAGATCATTAATGAGATGAAGGAGAACAATATTTCATTTGACATATACTCTTACAACATCTGGATAACGAATTGTGCAACCATGGGAGATGCAGAGGAGATGGAACGAGTGGTAGGGCTGATGTCTTCAGACAATGGCATCAATGCAAACTGGACCCCTTATACTACACTTGCTACCATGTACATTAGACTTGGCAATTTTGAGAAGGCACAAAGTTGCTTAAAAGATGCTGAAATTAGAGTGATGGGCAGGGATCGAACACCTTTTAATTACCTCATTGGACTTTATGGCAGCATAGGTAAGAGAGAAGAAGTCTATCGGATTTGGAATTGGTACAAATCAAGTTTCCCTAGAATCCTGAATGTGGGTTACCAGTGTATGCTTTCTTCTTTGATTAGGCTAGGGGATGTTGATGGAGCTGAAATGATCTATGAAGAATGGCTATCCATGACATCAAGCTATGACCCCAGGATCTGCAATATTCTGCTGGGTTTGTATGCCAGAGAAGGGCTTGCTAGTAAGGCTAAGAATGCTCTTGACAAATTTTTAGAAAAAGGTGGAAAGCCAAGACCGATCATGTGGGAGACCCTTGCAGAAGGCTACATCAAGGAGGAACAAATTTCTGAGGCGTTATCGTATATGAGAGAAGCAGTGTCATATGAAGGAGTAAATAACTGGAGGCCAAAACCCAAAAACATAGAGAACCTCCTAGCACTTTGTAAGGGGCAGAATGACATTTCTAGTATTAATATGCTGATGGACATGCTTCGAATGAGAGGATGCCATGAAAAAGAGGAATACAAGTCATTAATTAGTGCATACTGTCAGGGTAATTGA
- the LOC105054327 gene encoding cyclin-P4-1 — MAELRREDPPRVVSVLSSVLRRVMELNDLAIHGRLAAPHPRASAFHVPRVPGISVQSYLERIFRHADCSPTCYVVAYVYLERFAQRHPPVFINSLNVHLLLLTSILTAVKFMERIHYDNAYFARVGGITLMEMNNLEVNFLFGVGFELNVTPTVFYSYCSRLREEMYLLESPPAPPRSPSCLTEEESDSGSWLFERRSSTYIDE, encoded by the exons ATGGCCGAGCTGCGGAGGGAGGACCCCCCAAGAGTCGTCTCGGTGCTCTCGTCTGTTCTCCGGAGGGTGATGGAGCTCAACGACCTGGCCATCCACGGCCGGCTTGCAGCCCCCCACCCCCGGGCCTCTGCCTTCCATGTCCCCCGGGTTCCTGGTATCTCGGTTCAGAGCTACCTCGAGCGCATCTTCCGCCATGCCGACTGCAGCCCCACATGCTACGTCGTCGCCTACGTCTACCTCGAACGCTTCGCGCAGCGCCACCCGCCGGTCTTCATCAACTCCCTCAACGTCCATCTTCTCCTCCTCACCTCCATCCTCACCGCCGTCAAGTTCATGGAGCGCAT ACACTACGACAATGCTTATTTTGCAAGGGTGGGAGGGATAACGTTGATGGAGATGAACAATTTGGAAGTGAATTTCCTGTTCGGCGTGGGTTTCGAGCTGAATGTAACCCCCACGGTCTTCTATTCCTACTGCTCTCGTCTTCGGGAGGAGATGTATCTACTGGAGTCGCCCCCCGCTCCCCCAAGGTCTCCCTCCTGCTTGACAGAGGAAGAGTCCGACAGCGGCAGCTGGCTATTCGAGAGGCGCTCCAGTACATACATAGATGAGTAG